A window of the Nycticebus coucang isolate mNycCou1 chromosome 3, mNycCou1.pri, whole genome shotgun sequence genome harbors these coding sequences:
- the TCF20 gene encoding transcription factor 20 isoform X1, whose protein sequence is MQSFREQSSYHGNQQSYPQEVHSSSRIEEFSPRQAQMFQNFGGTGGGSGSSGSGGGRRGAAAAAAAMASETSGHQGYQGFRKETGDFYYMAGNKDHVATGTPQPPQRRPSGPVQSYGPPQGSSFGNQYGSEGHVGQFQAQHSALGGVSHYQQDYTGPFSPGSAQYQQQASSQQQQQQQQVQQLRQQLYQSHQPLPQAAGQPASSSSHLQPMQRPSTLPSSAAGYQLRVGQFGQHYQSSAAASSSSSFPSPQRFSQSGQSYDGSYSVNAGSQYEGHNVGSNAQAYGTQSNFSYQPQSVKNFEQAKITQGTQQGQQQQQQQQQQHPPQHVMQYPNAATKLPLQSQVGQYSQPEVPVRSPMQFHQNFSPISNPSPAASVVQSPSCSSTPSPLMQSGENLQCGQGSVPMGSRNRILQLMPQLSPTPSMLPSPNSHAAGFKGFGLEGVPEKRLTDPGLSSLSALSTQVANLPNTVQHMLLSDALTPQKKTSKRPSSSKKADSCTNSEGSSQPEEQLKSPMAESLDGGCSSSSEDQGERVRQLSGQSTSSDTTYKGGTSEKAASSPAPGAQNEPPRLSTSPTAREEATSPGAKDTPSSSEGNPKVNEKTVGVIVSREAMTSRVEKPGGQDKGSQEDDPAATQRPPSNGGAKEASHASLPQPEPPGGGNKGNKNGDNNSNHNGEGNGPSGHSTVGPGFTGRTEPSKSPGSLRYSYKDSFGSAVARNVSGFPQYPTGQEKGDFTGHGERKGRNEKFPSLLQEVLQGYHHHPDRRYSRSAQEHQGMASGLEGTTRPNVLVSQTNELASRGLLNKSIGSLLENPHWGPWERKSSSTASEMKQINLADYPIPRKFEIEPQSSAHEPGGSLSERRSVICDISPLRQIVRDPGAHSLGHMGADARIGRNERLNPSLSQSVILPGGLVSMETKLKSQSGQIKEEDFEQSKLQASFNSKKSGDHCHPTSIKHESYRGNASPGAAAHDSLSDYGPQDSRPTPMRRVPGRVGGREGLRGRSPSQYHDFAEKLKMSPGRSRGPGGDPHHMNPHMTFSERANRSSLHTPFSPNSESLASAYHTNTRAHAYGDPNAGLNSQLHYKRQIYQQQQEEYKDWSSTSAQGVIAAAQHRQEGLRKSPRQQQFLDRVRSPLKNDKDGMMYGPPVGTYHDPSTQEAGRCLMSSDGLPNKSMELKHSSQKLQQESCWDLSRQTSPAKSSGPPGMSSQKRYGPPHETDGHGLAESTQSSKPSNVMLRLPGQEDHSSQNPLIMRRRVRSFISPIPSKRQSQDIKNSNTDDRGRLLHSSKEGPEKSFNSYAHLSHSQDIKSVPKRDSSKDFPSPDNRNCPAVTLTSPAKTKILPPRKGRGLKLEAIVQKITSPNIRRSASSNSAEAGGDTVTLDDILSLKSGPPEGGSIAVQDAEMEKRKGEVVSDLAGPTNKELNIEKPLARSSEEWRSGGDDKVKTETHPETVTTGKDPPGVVSCATSQKPGSNQGRPDGSLGGTAPLIFPDSKNVPPVGILAPEANPKAEEKENDTATISPKQEGFPPKGYFPSGKKKGRPIGSVNKQKKQQQPPPPLPQPPQIPEGSADGEPKPKKQRQRRERRKPGAQPRKRKTKQAVPIVEPQEPEIKLKYATQPLDKTDAKNKSFFPYIHVVNKCELGAVCTIINAEEEEQTKLVRGRKGQRSLTPPPSSTESKALPASSFMLQGPVVTESSVMGHLVCCLCGKWASYRNMGDLFGPFYPQDYAATLPKNPPPKRASEMQSKVKVRHKSASNGSKTDTEEEEEQQQQKEQRSLATHPRFKRRHRSEDCGGGPRSLSRGLPCKKAAAEGSSEKTALDSKPSVPTTSEGGPELELQIPELPLDSNEFWVHEGCILWANGIYLVCGRLYGLQEALEIAREMKCSHCQEAGATLGCYNKGCSFRYHYPCAIDADCLLHEENFSVRCPKHKPPLPCPLPPLQNKTAKGSLSTEQSERG, encoded by the coding sequence ATGCAGTCCTTTCGAGAGCAAAGCAGTTACCACGGAAACCAGCAGAGCTACCCACAGGAGGTACACAGCTCATCTCGGATAGAAGAGTTCAGCCCTCGTCAGGCCCAGATGTTCCAGAATTTTGGGGGTACAGGTGGTGGTAGTggcagcagtggcagtggtggtggaCGACGAGgagcagcagctgctgctgcaGCAATGGCTAGTGAAACCTCTGGCCACCAAGGTTACCAGGGTTTCAGGAAAGAGACTGGAGATTTTTACTACATGGCAGGCAACAAAGACCATGTGGCTACAGGAACCCCACAGCCTCCTCAGCGAAGGCCTTCTGGGCCTGTGCAGAGCTATGGACCCCCCCAGGGAAGCAGCTTTGGCAATCAGTATGGGAGTGAAGGTCATGTGGGCCAATTTCAAGCACAGCACTCTGCTCTTGGTGGTGTTTCTCATTATCAGCAGGATTACACAGGGCCTTTCTCTCCAGGGAGTGCTCAGTACCAACAACAGGCTTctagccagcagcagcagcagcagcagcaagtaCAGCAGTTGAGACAACAGCTTTACCAATCCCATCAGCCTCTACCACAAGCTGCAGGGCAGCCAGCATCCAGCTCATCCCATCTCCAGCCAATGCAGCGGCCCTCAACTCTGCCATCCTCTGCTGCTGGTTACCAATTAAGAGTGGGTCAGTTTGGCCAACACTACCAGTCTTCTGctgctgcttcctcctcctcctccttcccttcaccACAGCGTTTTAGTCAGTCTGGACAGAGCTATGATGGCAGTTACAGTGTGAATGCTGGATCTCAGTATGAAGGACATAATGTGGGTTCTAATGCACAGGCTTATGGCACACAGTCGAATTTTAGCTACCAACCTCAATCCGTGAAGAATTTTGAACAGGCAAAGATTACACAAGGGACCCAgcaggggcagcagcagcagcagcagcagcaacagcaacaTCCCCCTCAGCACGTGATGCAGTATCCCAACGCTGCCACCAAGCTGCCCCTGCAAAGCCAGGTGGGGCAGTATAGCCAGCCCGAGGTTCCTGTGAGGTCCCCCATGCAGTTTCACCAGAACTTCAGCCCCATTTCTAACCCTTCCCCAGCTGCCTCTGTGGTTCAGTCTCCAAGCTGTAGCTCTACCCCATCTCCTCTAATGCAGAGTGGGGAGAATCTCCAGTGTGGGCAAGGCAGTGTGCCCATGGGTTCTAGAAACAGAATTTTACAGTTAATGCCACAACTCAGTCCAACCCCATCAATGCTGCCCAGTCCTAATTCTCATGCTGCAGGCTTCAAAGGATTCGGACTAGAAGGGGTGCCAGAAAAGCGACTGACAGATCCTGGGTTGAGTAGTTTGAGTGCCTTGAGTACTCAAGTGGCCAATCTCCCTAATACTGTCCAGCACATGTTACTTTCTGATGCCCTGACTCCTCAGAAGAAGACCTCCAAGAGGCCCTCATCTTCCAAGAAAGCAGATAGCTGCACAAACTCTGAAGGCTCCTCACAGCCTGAAGAACAGCTGAAGTCTCCTATGGCAGAGTCACTGGATGGGGGCTGCTCCAGCAGTTCAGAGGACCAAGGTGAGAGAGTGCGGCAGTTGAGTGGCCAGAGCACTAGCTCTGACACCACTTATAAAGGTGGAACCTCAGAGAAAGCCGCCTCCTCCCCAGCACCAGGTGCTCAGAATGAACCCCCCAGACTCAGCACTAGTCCCACAGCAAGAGAAGAGGCTACCTCGCCAGGTGCTAAGGACACACCGTCATCATCAGAGGGGAACCCAAAAGTCAATGAGAAGACAGTTGGGGTGATTGTCTCCCGAGAAGCCATGACAAGTCGGGTAGAAAAGCCTGGTGGACAAGATAAAGGCTCCCAAGAAGATGATCCTGCGGCCACTCAAAGGCCGCCTAGCAATGGTGGGGCAAAGGAAGCCAGCCACGCATCACTTCCACAGCCAGAGCCTCCAGgaggaggaaataaaggaaataagaacGGAGATAACAACTCCAACCATAATGGAGAGGGAAATGGCCCGAGTGGCCACTCCACAGTTGGCCCTGGTTTTACAGGAAGGACTGAGCCTAGCAAATCTCCTGGAAGCCTGCGCTATAGTTACAAAGATAGTTTTGGGTCAGCTGTGGCACGAAATGTCAGTGGCTTTCCTCAGTATCCTACAGGGCAAGAAAAGGGGGATTTCACTGGCCATGGAGAACGAAAGGGTAGAAATGAGAAGTTCCCAAGCCTCCTTCAAGAAGTGCTCCAGGGTTACCATCACCACCCTGACAGGAGATATTCCAGGAGTGCTCAGGAGCATCAGGGGATGGCTAGTGGCCTAGAAGGAACCACAAGGCCCAATGTCTTAGTGAGTCAAACCAATGAATTAGCTAGCAGGGGTCTTCTGAACAAAAGCATTGGATCCCTCTTAGAAAACCCACACTGGGGCCCCTGGGAAAGGAAATCAAGCAGCACAGCTTCTGAAATGAAACAGATCAATTTGGCTGACTATCCAATTCCCAGAAAGTTTGAAATAGAACCTCAGTCATCAGCTCATGAGCCTGGGGGTTCCCTCTCTGAAAGAAGATCAGTGATCTGCGATATTTCTCCACTAAGACAGATTGTCAGGGACCCGGGGGCTCACTCACTAGGACACATGGGTGCCGATGCCAGAATTGGGAGGAATGAACGTCTCAATCCAAGTTTAAGTCAGTCAGTCATTCTTCCAGGTGGGTTGGTGTCCATGGAAACAAAGCTGAAATCCCAGAGCGGGCAGATAAAAGAGGAAGACTTTGAACAATCCAAATTACAAGCTAGTTTCAACAGCAAGAAATCTGGAGACCACTGCCATCCAACTAGCATCAAGCATGAGTCTTACCGTGGTAATGCCAGCCCTGGAGCAGCAGCCCATGATTCCCTTTCAGACTATGGCCCACAAGACAGCAGACCCACACCAATGCGGCGGGTCCCTGGCAGAGTTGGTGGTCGAGAGGGCTTGAGGGGTCGGTCCCCTTCTCAGTATCATGACTTTGCAGAAAAGTTGAAGATGTCTCCTGGGAGAAGCAGAGGCCCAGGGGGAGACCCTCATCACATGAATCCGCATATGACCTTTTCAGAGCGGGCCAACAGAAGTTCCTTACACACTCCCTTTTCTCCCAACTCAGAAAGCCTGGCCTCTGCCTATCACACAAACACTCGGGCTCATGCTTATGGGGACCCTAATGCAGGTTTGAATTCTCAACTCCATTATAAGAGGCAGATATACCAACAGCAGCAGGAGGAGTATAAAGACTGGAGCAGCACTTCTGCCCAGGGAGTGATTGCTGCAGCACAGCACAGGCAGGAGGGGCTCCGGAAGAGCCCAAGGCAGCAGCAGTTTCTTGACAGAGTACGGAGCCCTctgaaaaatgacaaagatggtaTGATGTATGGCCCGCCAGTGGGGACTTACCATGACCCCAGCACTCAGGAGGCGGGGCGCTGCCTCATGTCAAGTGACGGTCTGCCTAACAAGAGCATGGAATTAAAGCATAGCTCCCAGAAGTTACAACAGGAATCTTGTTGGGATCTTTCTCGGCAAACTTCTCCAGCCAAAAGCAGTGGTCCTCCAGGAATGTCCAGTCAAAAAAGGTATGGGCCACCCCATGAGACTGATGGACATGGACTAGCTGAGTCTACACAGTCCTCCAAACCCAGTAATGTTATGCTAAGGCTTCCAGGCCAAGAGGATCATTCTTCTCAAAACCCCCTAATCATGAGGAGGCGTGTTCGTTCTTTTATCTCTCCTATTCCCAGTAAGAGACAGTCACAAGATATAAAGAACAGCAACACTGATGATAGGGGGCGCCTCCTTCACTCATCAAAAGAAGGCCCAGAGAAGTCATTCAATTCCTATGCCCACCTCTCTCATAGTCAAGATATCAAGTCTGTCCCTAAGAGAGATTCCTCCAAGGACTTTCCAAGTCCAGATAATAGAAACTGCCCTGCTGTTACCCTCACAAGCCCTGCTAAAACCAAAATACTGCCCCCACGGAAAGGACGGGGATTGAAATTGGAAGCTATAGTTCAGAAGATCACATCCCCAAATATTAGGAGGAGTGCATCCTCCAATAGTGCGGAGGCTGGGGGAGACACGGTTACACTTGATGACATCCTGTCTTTAAAGAGCGGTCCTCCAGAAGGTGGAAGCATTGCTGTTCAGGATGCTGagatggagaagagaaaaggtgAAGTAGTATCTGACTTAGCTGGTCCAACAAACAAAGAATTGAACATTGAGAAACCTCTTGCAAGGTCTTCAGAAGAGTGGCGTAGCGGTGGGGATGACAAAGTAAAGACAGAGACACATCCAGAAACAGTTACTACTGGAAAGGACCCCCCTGGTGTTGTGTCATGTGCAACCTCACAAAAGCCTGGTAGTAACCAAGGGAGACCAGATGGTTCCTTGGGTGGAACAGCACCTTTAATCTTTCCTGACTCAAAGAATGTACCTCCAGTGGGCATACTGGCCCCTGAGGCAAACCCCAAGGCTGAAGAGAAAGAGAACGATACAGCTACAATTTCACCCAAACAAGAGGGTTTCCCCCCAAAGGGATATTTCCCATCAGGAAAGAAGAAGGGTAGACCCATTGGTAGTGTgaataagcaaaagaaacaacAGCAGCCGCCGCCTCCACTCCCTCAGCCCCCCCAAATACCAGAAGGTTCTGCAGATGGAGAGCCAAAGCCAAAAAAGCAGAggcaaaggagggagagaagaaagcctGGGGCCCAGCCAAGGAAGCGAAAAACCAAGCAAGCAGTTCCCATCGTAGAACCCCAGGAACCGGAGATCAAACTGAAGTATGCCACCCAGCCACTGGATAAAACTGATGCCAAGAACAAGTCTTTTTTCCCTTATATTCATGTAGTAAATAAGTGTGAACTTGGAGCCGTTTGTACAATCATCAATGcggaagaagaagaacaaaccAAATTGGTGAGGGGTCGAAAGGGTCAGAGGTCACTGACCCCTCCACCCAGTAGCACTGAAAGCAAGGCACTCCCAGCTTCATCCTTCATGCTGCAGGGACCTGTTGTGACAGAGTCTTCTGTTATGGGGCACCTGGTTTGCTGTCTATGTGGCAAGTGGGCCAGTTACCGGAATATGGGTGACCTTTTTGGACCCTTTTATCCTCAAGATTATGCAGCCACTCTCCCGAAGAATCCGCCTCCTAAGAGAGCCTCGGAAATGCAGAGCAAAGTTAAGGTACGGCACAAAAGTGCTTCTAACGGCTCCAAGACGGacactgaggaggaagaggaacagcagcagcagaaggaGCAGAGGAGCCTGGCCACACACCCTAGGTTTAAGCGGCGCCACCGCTCAGAAGACTGTGGCGGAGGCCCCCGGTCCTTGTCCAGAGGGCTCCCTTGTAAAAAAGCAGCCGCTGAGGGCAGCAGCGAAAAGACTGCTTTGGACTCAAAGCCCTCTGTGCCCACCACATCAGAAGGTGGCCCCGAGCTGGAGTTACAAATCCCTGAACTACCTCTTGACAGCAATGAATTTTGGGTCCATGAGGGTTGTATTCTCTGGGCCAATGGAATCTACCTGGTTTGTGGCAGGCTCTATGGCCTGCAGGAAGCGCTGGAAATAGCCAGAGAAATG